In Leptospiraceae bacterium, one DNA window encodes the following:
- the lysS gene encoding lysine--tRNA ligase gives MSLENEEQNELIGQRIEKVEALKKKGINPYPAKFFPDSYSISLIQNFDESKSDKTKIYTLAGRVHSKRVMGKASFFHLKDKDGIIQLYGTKDDLGEENYEIFKHFDIGDQIGITGYLFKTQKGEVSIHLTSTTLLAKCIRPLPVVKEKDGVVYDAFADKELRYRMRYVDLVVNDHVKEVFVLRSKIISEIRNFLTKEGFLEVETPMMQTIPGGAAAKPFITHHNTLDMQLYLRIAPELYLKRLIVGGMDRVFELNRNFRNEGISIKHNPEFTMMEAYMAYSDMETMLHLTEKLITHVAVAIGKGLKFQYGQDLIDITPPWKRKTYLGSILEYSGIDFSKIHTLDDAESQAKKIGIKTEGLTSIWQIADEVFSEKVEPNLIQPTFITDFPKAISPLAKSKEGDPNLVERFEPYIVGREMGNAFSELNDPFDQKARFEEQVKRREAGDEEAFMMDNDFIRALEYGMPPTGGLGIGIDRLVMLLTNSPSIRDTIFFPLMRPE, from the coding sequence ATGTCTTTAGAAAATGAAGAGCAAAATGAGTTAATAGGTCAAAGAATCGAAAAAGTTGAAGCCTTGAAGAAAAAGGGAATCAACCCCTACCCTGCAAAATTTTTTCCTGATTCGTATTCAATCTCACTCATCCAAAATTTTGATGAGTCAAAATCTGATAAAACAAAAATTTATACGTTAGCCGGAAGAGTACACTCAAAACGAGTAATGGGGAAAGCAAGTTTTTTTCATTTAAAGGACAAAGACGGAATCATCCAGTTATATGGAACCAAAGACGACCTCGGAGAAGAAAACTACGAAATATTCAAACACTTTGATATAGGAGATCAAATCGGAATCACCGGATATCTATTCAAGACTCAAAAAGGGGAAGTGTCGATTCACCTAACTTCTACCACACTACTTGCGAAATGTATCCGTCCACTTCCCGTGGTTAAAGAAAAAGATGGTGTAGTGTATGATGCCTTTGCAGACAAAGAACTGCGGTACAGGATGCGTTATGTGGACTTGGTTGTAAACGATCATGTCAAAGAAGTGTTTGTGTTAAGAAGTAAGATAATTTCCGAAATCAGAAATTTTCTCACCAAGGAAGGATTTTTGGAAGTGGAAACTCCGATGATGCAAACAATTCCAGGTGGTGCAGCAGCGAAACCATTTATCACCCACCACAACACCCTCGATATGCAGTTGTATCTCAGGATTGCACCTGAACTATATTTAAAAAGATTAATTGTTGGCGGAATGGATAGAGTATTTGAATTGAATAGAAATTTCAGAAATGAAGGAATTTCAATCAAGCACAACCCTGAATTTACTATGATGGAAGCCTATATGGCTTACAGTGATATGGAGACAATGCTCCACCTTACCGAAAAGTTAATCACCCATGTTGCAGTCGCAATTGGGAAGGGATTAAAATTTCAATATGGACAAGATTTAATTGATATTACTCCACCATGGAAAAGAAAAACCTACCTCGGCTCTATTTTAGAATATTCAGGAATAGATTTTTCTAAAATCCATACGTTAGACGACGCTGAAAGTCAAGCTAAAAAAATTGGAATCAAAACAGAAGGTCTTACCTCAATCTGGCAAATTGCAGATGAAGTATTCAGTGAAAAGGTAGAGCCAAACTTGATCCAGCCGACATTTATCACTGATTTTCCAAAAGCAATTTCTCCCCTTGCAAAGTCTAAAGAGGGTGATCCAAACCTCGTAGAAAGGTTTGAGCCTTACATAGTGGGCAGGGAAATGGGCAACGCTTTTTCTGAATTGAATGATCCATTCGATCAAAAGGCACGGTTTGAGGAACAAGTGAAAAGAAGGGAGGCAGGAGACGAAGAAGCGTTTATGATGGATAACGATTTTATAAGAGCTTTAGAATATGGGATGCCACCGACAGGTGGACTTGGAATCGGAATCGACAGATTGGTAATGCTACTGACAAACAGTCCTTCCATACGAGATACAATATTTTTTCCACTAATGAGACCTGAATAA
- a CDS encoding RNA methyltransferase, which translates to MLILEESEKIYDNYFKLIERKSSHIIQILKSKPKDTLQAGTLNRDYGLFHIEKIEDNIVYGLFRREEETVQGKTFPCIRLFSSIQRPQTIKKILQLAATLQVEEVFFFIARKSEKSYLNSPIWNSENLNKELILGLEQGKKIHLPKIKILKNVKEVFEISNSDVKFVFHPNGQSMNLFKSQISKAESISNLIGPESGFSESELDRFQEMGFQKLSLSSSVLRTETAISYSLAQIELICSEENTRRGTCLPKKSSRIFSTGRLGR; encoded by the coding sequence TTGCTGATTTTAGAGGAAAGTGAAAAAATTTATGATAATTATTTTAAATTAATTGAAAGAAAATCTTCCCACATCATTCAAATATTAAAATCAAAACCAAAAGATACTTTGCAAGCAGGAACCCTGAACCGGGACTACGGTTTATTTCATATTGAAAAGATAGAAGATAACATAGTGTATGGATTGTTTCGACGAGAAGAAGAAACTGTTCAAGGTAAAACTTTTCCCTGCATCAGGCTGTTTTCCTCTATTCAGAGACCTCAGACCATAAAAAAAATACTCCAATTGGCAGCCACTTTGCAAGTAGAAGAAGTGTTTTTTTTTATTGCAAGAAAATCAGAAAAATCTTACCTAAATTCTCCGATCTGGAATTCAGAAAATTTAAACAAAGAATTAATTCTTGGGTTAGAGCAAGGAAAAAAAATACATCTTCCTAAGATAAAGATATTAAAAAATGTAAAAGAAGTTTTTGAAATTTCTAACAGTGATGTAAAATTTGTTTTTCACCCTAACGGGCAATCTATGAATTTATTCAAGTCACAAATCTCAAAAGCCGAGTCTATTTCAAATTTGATCGGTCCGGAAAGTGGATTTTCAGAATCAGAACTGGATAGATTCCAAGAAATGGGATTTCAGAAGTTATCCTTGTCAAGTTCAGTTTTAAGAACAGAAACTGCGATTAGCTATTCTTTGGCACAAATCGAACTTATCTGCTCGGAGGAAAATACTCGAAGGGGGACTTGCCTTCCAAAAAAATCCTCCAGAATTTTTTCTACAGGCCGGCTCGGTCGCTAA
- a CDS encoding leucine-rich repeat domain-containing protein, whose amino-acid sequence MSQFIEHKYKNLSEALKFKSKVTSLDLSDENLFEMPKEIIHFYNLRELFLNRNNLKEIPEWIGELTNLEVLYLKENYIEKISPSIGDLSSLELLNLERNYIQYLPDELSNLKKLEYLDLDHNSIQNLNLSLFSLIRLSYLILDSNRIEEIPKEISRLRNLQNLYLDNNCLQRISPEIGNLIRLEDLYLRNNRLESLPPAIGKLMSLRYLDLDKNILTYLPEEITEITLLSELYLAENKIARLPEKIRNWKNLEQLILIGNPISEKERLRLQNDLPETLIYF is encoded by the coding sequence ATGAGTCAATTTATTGAACACAAATACAAAAATCTGAGTGAGGCGTTGAAATTCAAGTCAAAAGTAACGTCATTGGATTTAAGTGATGAAAACTTATTTGAGATGCCTAAAGAGATTATTCATTTCTATAATTTAAGAGAATTATTTTTGAACAGAAACAACTTAAAGGAAATCCCAGAGTGGATAGGGGAGCTGACCAATTTAGAGGTCTTGTATCTAAAAGAAAATTATATCGAAAAAATTTCTCCATCTATTGGAGATTTGTCCTCTCTTGAATTATTGAATCTTGAGAGAAATTACATTCAATATTTACCGGACGAGTTAAGCAATTTAAAAAAATTAGAATACCTTGATTTAGATCACAACTCCATTCAGAATTTGAATTTGAGTCTGTTTTCTTTGATTAGGTTGAGCTATTTAATTTTAGACTCTAATAGAATTGAGGAAATTCCAAAAGAAATATCAAGACTGAGAAATTTGCAAAATCTATATTTAGATAACAATTGTTTGCAAAGAATTAGCCCTGAAATCGGGAATTTAATTCGTTTGGAAGATTTGTATTTACGGAACAATCGTTTGGAAAGTCTTCCTCCTGCAATAGGTAAATTAATGAGTCTTCGATATTTAGATTTAGATAAAAATATATTGACTTATTTACCTGAAGAAATTACAGAAATTACTTTGTTATCAGAATTGTACTTAGCTGAAAATAAAATAGCAAGACTACCGGAGAAGATTAGAAATTGGAAAAACCTTGAGCAATTGATTTTAATCGGAAATCCTATTTCTGAAAAAGAAAGATTGAGACTACAAAATGATCTGCCTGAAACCCTTATTTATTTCTGA
- a CDS encoding radical SAM protein, which yields MNQSNILKNSIHQKQSLAKRIQSILRKIRSESKKSNLNSFSLTEPVFTETRKTIWDGKLVDRLIIFFRGSGCLWVEKGGGCTFCGFYTATNQGNKIQDSDYLTQLENTLTKYKNEIEKFPIISLYNDGSMLSNQEINFSALLKIIERISKYPFIKRITLESKLSDITEEKIKILKNSTDKELEIALGFESSNPLVRKICINKNFSNSHFLKTSEMLNNYNVSIVALMMLGPPFLTESESIQDAIDSLTFLEKAKIYRIDFELPTVEKFTLTEILYNNGFYKPLMLWSVTEILRKKGKLNLNTPIYISPPRYTVPSISMASNCALCDLRFFSLIEDYNKNQNIDIFERDESKKICQCHAKWENLLIETKSDLEFLDRVEKIITRLEMNIEI from the coding sequence TTGAACCAAAGCAATATTTTAAAAAACTCAATCCACCAGAAGCAATCTCTTGCAAAGCGAATTCAAAGCATATTAAGAAAAATTAGAAGCGAATCAAAAAAGTCCAATTTGAATTCCTTTTCTCTCACAGAGCCTGTTTTCACTGAAACCAGAAAAACTATTTGGGATGGGAAGTTAGTAGATAGATTGATTATTTTTTTTAGAGGAAGTGGTTGTTTATGGGTCGAAAAAGGAGGTGGTTGTACTTTTTGCGGGTTTTATACTGCAACAAATCAAGGGAATAAGATTCAAGATTCAGATTACTTAACACAATTAGAAAATACATTGACAAAATATAAAAATGAAATAGAAAAATTTCCTATTATCAGTTTATACAACGACGGAAGCATGCTTTCCAACCAAGAAATTAATTTTTCAGCGCTACTGAAAATCATAGAAAGAATCTCGAAGTACCCTTTTATTAAAAGAATAACTTTAGAATCAAAGCTATCCGATATTACAGAAGAAAAAATCAAAATTTTAAAGAACTCTACTGATAAAGAATTAGAAATTGCACTTGGATTTGAGTCTTCAAACCCCTTGGTCAGAAAAATCTGTATAAATAAAAATTTTTCCAATTCTCATTTTTTAAAAACATCTGAGATGCTAAACAATTACAACGTATCTATAGTGGCCCTTATGATGCTCGGTCCTCCTTTTTTAACAGAAAGTGAATCTATTCAAGATGCAATTGATAGTCTAACTTTTTTAGAAAAAGCAAAAATTTATCGAATAGATTTTGAGCTACCCACTGTGGAAAAATTCACTCTCACAGAAATCCTGTACAATAACGGATTTTATAAACCTCTAATGCTTTGGTCTGTTACTGAGATACTTAGAAAGAAAGGTAAGCTCAATTTGAATACTCCGATATATATTAGTCCTCCAAGATACACTGTTCCTTCTATTTCAATGGCTTCTAATTGTGCGTTATGCGATTTACGATTTTTTTCTTTGATTGAGGATTACAACAAGAACCAAAATATAGACATTTTTGAAAGAGATGAATCAAAGAAAATTTGCCAATGCCATGCCAAATGGGAGAATTTACTTATTGAAACCAAAAGCGATTTAGAATTTTTGGATAGAGTAGAAAAAATAATTACCCGATTGGAAATGAATATTGAGATTTGA
- a CDS encoding carbamoyltransferase has protein sequence MKTYILGISGYYHDSAATLILDGEIISAAQEERFSRKKHDARFPVNAVEYCLREAGIQLRDVHSIVFYDKPLLKFERLLETYIAYAPFGIRSYFNAMTVWLKEKLLLKVLLKKEFARIGNCKTKEIPKLLFSGHHQSHAASAFFTSPFEKAAVMCLDGVGEWAASSVWLGEGNKLTPLWEMDFPHSLGLLYSAFTYYTGFKVNSGEYKVMGLAPYGEPKYVDLIYKHLIDLKEDGTFRLNMKYFNFATGLTMTNKKFSELFGSPPRKSESGLTQREMDLARSVQDVTEEIMLRLARTVRKETGMENLCLAGGVALNCVANGKIVKEKIFKNIFIQPAAGDAGGALGAALSGWYEYENKPRVVKKQDSMKGSYLGPKIDVAEAKKYFESIGAKFTQYENGKLEQDLAEILSNGNVVGYVQGRMEFGPRALGGRSIIGDARNTKMQSVMNLKIKYRESFRPFAPAVLAEKVSEYFDLETISPYMLLVAPIQSSKRIAMTQNEEKLFGIDKLNIPRSEIPAVTHVDYSARVQTVHKETNPNFYNLLIEFEKKTGCAVLVNTSFNVRGEPIVNSYQDAYRCFMRTEMDYLVIENLLLNKKDQPEFSKDDSWKNEFELD, from the coding sequence ATGAAAACATATATACTTGGAATTTCTGGATACTACCACGATAGTGCAGCAACATTAATCCTCGATGGAGAGATTATTTCCGCAGCACAGGAAGAAAGATTCAGTCGAAAAAAGCACGATGCAAGATTTCCCGTAAATGCTGTTGAGTATTGTTTGAGGGAAGCGGGTATTCAATTGAGGGACGTGCATAGTATTGTTTTTTATGACAAGCCTTTACTGAAATTTGAAAGACTTTTAGAAACCTATATAGCTTATGCTCCTTTTGGAATCCGATCTTATTTTAATGCGATGACTGTATGGTTAAAAGAGAAGTTACTTTTAAAAGTTCTCTTAAAAAAAGAATTTGCAAGAATTGGAAATTGCAAAACTAAAGAAATTCCAAAGTTGTTATTTTCCGGCCACCACCAATCTCATGCAGCTTCGGCTTTTTTCACTTCTCCTTTTGAGAAGGCGGCAGTTATGTGTTTGGATGGAGTAGGTGAGTGGGCAGCAAGCTCAGTCTGGTTGGGTGAAGGAAACAAATTAACTCCACTTTGGGAAATGGACTTTCCTCATTCTCTTGGGCTACTCTATTCTGCCTTTACTTACTATACCGGGTTTAAAGTAAACTCCGGGGAATACAAGGTAATGGGGCTTGCACCTTATGGTGAGCCTAAGTATGTAGATTTAATTTACAAGCACTTGATAGATTTAAAAGAAGATGGAACATTTCGTCTCAATATGAAATATTTTAATTTTGCGACCGGACTAACCATGACCAATAAAAAGTTCTCTGAGCTTTTTGGCTCTCCCCCAAGAAAATCTGAGTCTGGTCTAACTCAAAGAGAAATGGATTTGGCGAGGTCTGTTCAGGACGTTACCGAAGAAATCATGCTAAGACTTGCAAGAACAGTTCGTAAAGAAACAGGAATGGAAAATCTTTGCCTTGCAGGAGGAGTCGCTTTAAACTGTGTCGCAAACGGAAAAATTGTAAAAGAGAAGATTTTTAAGAATATATTCATTCAGCCTGCTGCAGGAGATGCTGGTGGTGCGTTAGGCGCTGCACTATCCGGCTGGTATGAGTACGAAAATAAACCACGAGTTGTCAAAAAGCAAGACTCTATGAAAGGCTCCTATCTCGGACCAAAAATAGATGTAGCCGAAGCAAAAAAATATTTTGAATCTATTGGTGCTAAGTTTACCCAATATGAAAATGGAAAATTGGAGCAAGACCTTGCAGAAATATTATCTAACGGAAATGTAGTCGGGTATGTGCAAGGGAGAATGGAGTTTGGCCCAAGGGCGCTTGGAGGTCGATCCATAATAGGAGATGCAAGAAATACAAAAATGCAATCGGTTATGAATTTAAAAATCAAATATAGAGAATCTTTTCGTCCCTTTGCACCAGCGGTACTTGCAGAAAAAGTAAGTGAGTATTTTGATTTGGAAACAATAAGCCCTTATATGCTCCTCGTCGCACCAATTCAATCGAGTAAAAGAATTGCAATGACTCAAAATGAAGAGAAATTATTTGGAATTGATAAATTGAATATTCCTCGCTCAGAAATTCCTGCTGTCACGCATGTTGATTATTCGGCAAGAGTTCAAACCGTTCACAAAGAGACAAATCCAAACTTCTATAATCTTCTCATTGAGTTTGAGAAAAAAACGGGTTGTGCAGTTTTAGTGAATACCTCATTCAACGTAAGGGGTGAGCCGATTGTGAATTCTTACCAGGATGCGTACAGGTGTTTTATGAGAACTGAAATGGATTATCTTGTAATAGAAAACTTATTACTAAATAAAAAAGACCAACCAGAATTTTCCAAAGACGATTCTTGGAAAAATGAGTTTGAATTGGATTAG
- a CDS encoding glycosyltransferase family 2 protein, producing MLVCYNPSYEIIFKTLESIIAQVEKMYVIDNSDDESKILRKDFPLWDHEKIEFISLGKNTGIAFAQNIGIKKSIQNKADYILLSDQDTIYPKNYVKEILKILKNHENKEKIAAIAPDFLEMNRGGKRQGFVRFEGISLKKIFPITGCHTITQAIASGKIISANALEKIGFMEEKLFIDWVDLEWCWRALAKGFFIIGCADVVIQHTLGDTVSSVFNKNYPIRSPLRHYYIIRNAVHLSLRSKYITLRMRIHLFVKSIRNTIGFTVLGKPHLKHFRFVILGFYHGLKGRLGKY from the coding sequence GTGTTAGTTTGCTATAACCCAAGCTACGAAATTATTTTCAAAACTTTGGAAAGTATCATTGCTCAAGTAGAAAAGATGTATGTTATAGACAACTCGGACGATGAATCTAAAATCTTAAGGAAGGATTTTCCATTATGGGATCATGAAAAAATAGAATTTATTTCACTCGGAAAAAATACAGGAATTGCTTTTGCACAAAATATCGGAATAAAAAAGTCAATTCAAAATAAAGCAGACTATATTTTACTTAGTGACCAAGATACTATTTATCCAAAAAATTATGTAAAAGAAATACTAAAAATTCTAAAAAATCATGAGAATAAAGAAAAAATTGCAGCAATTGCACCCGATTTTTTAGAAATGAATCGGGGCGGCAAGAGGCAAGGGTTTGTGAGGTTTGAAGGTATTTCTTTAAAAAAAATATTTCCAATAACTGGATGTCATACAATCACTCAAGCAATTGCTTCCGGCAAAATAATCTCGGCAAATGCACTCGAAAAAATTGGTTTCATGGAGGAGAAATTATTTATTGATTGGGTAGATTTAGAGTGGTGCTGGCGTGCATTAGCAAAAGGATTTTTTATTATAGGTTGCGCCGATGTTGTGATTCAACACACTTTAGGGGATACAGTCAGCTCTGTATTTAATAAAAACTACCCTATTCGTTCCCCTTTAAGGCATTACTATATCATCCGCAATGCGGTTCATTTGTCTTTAAGAAGTAAGTATATTACACTAAGGATGAGAATTCATTTATTTGTAAAGTCTATCAGAAATACAATTGGCTTTACTGTTTTAGGAAAACCCCATCTCAAACATTTTAGATTCGTTATACTCGGTTTTTATCATGGGTTGAAAGGAAGACTTGGAAAGTATTAG
- a CDS encoding radical SAM protein — translation MRFEVTYQNKKLQLNNLSLLEKEVIYINEYLQKANTYKVISVIHGSPVFSLYQPPIATLSGTRSLDVRLMRKFNRKRLPASATISLTRLCQCECEHCSAVYYNKSKGKKELSLSELKSAILETVELGVTNIILLGGEPLLFKGIFDLIESIPKDKANVIMFTNGEFLSKETCERLKESGLLGAFVSVDSTDPEEHDRLRLRKGLFQKLLKGIQNMNDAGLIPGISSYLTGERLREGVFENMMEFAKNNGAKEVTFFDAIPSGKWLQDDSCVLQTEDRLKINELVRRFRKLETYPGLSVQSTMTSECGSAFCFAANTQFYLTAFGEMCPCDFTPISFGKYPDSSIRVLWEKMTSIEPYKKRSKVCRMQDKNFRDNYIQKIPSEGPFPYPFENFQELDNSSISLSHRDESISLGILQSPL, via the coding sequence TTGAGATTTGAAGTAACCTATCAAAATAAAAAATTGCAACTAAATAATCTTTCTCTTTTAGAAAAAGAAGTAATCTATATCAATGAATATTTACAAAAAGCAAATACCTACAAAGTAATTAGCGTGATACACGGCTCACCTGTATTTTCGCTTTATCAACCACCAATCGCAACCCTGTCTGGAACACGATCATTGGATGTAAGACTTATGAGAAAGTTTAACAGAAAAAGGCTACCCGCAAGTGCTACAATTTCACTCACAAGACTTTGCCAATGCGAATGCGAACATTGCTCTGCTGTCTATTACAATAAAAGCAAAGGAAAAAAAGAGTTATCTCTAAGTGAATTAAAATCTGCAATTTTAGAAACAGTAGAACTTGGAGTTACAAATATAATTTTACTTGGAGGAGAGCCTCTTCTATTCAAAGGAATTTTTGATTTAATTGAATCTATCCCAAAAGATAAAGCCAATGTGATTATGTTTACCAACGGAGAATTTTTATCCAAAGAGACCTGTGAAAGATTAAAAGAATCCGGCTTACTCGGTGCCTTTGTTTCCGTTGACTCGACTGACCCGGAGGAGCACGATAGGCTTAGATTACGAAAAGGACTTTTTCAGAAATTATTGAAAGGAATTCAAAATATGAATGATGCGGGTCTTATACCCGGTATTTCTTCATATTTGACAGGAGAAAGATTGAGGGAGGGAGTTTTTGAAAATATGATGGAATTTGCAAAAAATAATGGAGCAAAAGAAGTTACATTTTTTGATGCAATTCCGAGCGGGAAGTGGTTGCAAGACGATAGCTGTGTTTTACAAACAGAAGATAGATTAAAGATCAATGAACTTGTTAGACGTTTTCGAAAATTAGAAACCTACCCCGGGCTATCTGTGCAATCTACAATGACAAGCGAGTGTGGTAGTGCATTTTGTTTTGCTGCCAATACTCAATTCTACTTAACAGCTTTTGGAGAAATGTGTCCTTGCGACTTCACTCCGATTTCTTTCGGAAAGTATCCGGACAGTTCCATCAGAGTGCTTTGGGAAAAAATGACTTCAATAGAGCCTTATAAAAAAAGATCCAAAGTCTGTAGAATGCAAGATAAAAATTTTAGGGATAACTATATTCAAAAAATTCCATCAGAGGGTCCCTTCCCCTATCCGTTTGAAAATTTTCAGGAGTTAGACAATTCTTCTATTTCTCTAAGCCATAGAGACGAGTCTATATCACTCGGCATTCTCCAATCCCCTCTTTGA
- a CDS encoding NAD(+) synthase, whose translation MNTKLEEKNFGFFKVACAIPELKIADVYFNSKEIVRLSKEISKKGARLIVFPELSLTGYSCGDLFYQSHLLYACWNALGDIQNQTKELDCVVVLGLPIKFESKLYNSAAILFAGKILGIVPKSFIPNTYEFYEKRWFQSGSKLTGREINFGKEKVPFGVDLIFSENGENGISIGVEICEDLWMVSPPSNDYSLAGATIIANLSASNELLGKYEYRKSLIENQSAKCNAAYIYSSSGVNESSSDMVFSGHGVITENGKILNETNRFCFSSDYALADIDLQILSSERLKNESFSEFEFSKNYRKIEFRFKEASMLKSANSVSRVFIKNPFVPEKIDKRNQNCREIISIQSYGLAKRLKSTGIQKVVLGVSGGLDSTLALLVSVESFKILGIPLKNIYTFSLPGFGTTERTKNNSKRLSGLLQISYETISIHESMEIHFKNIGQDPNQFDSTFENSQARERTQILMDLANKLGGIVVGTGDLSEIALGWCTYNADHISMYNVNCGVPKTLVRYLIEWFSENIFSEEISEVLKDICNTPISPELLPSDGKEITQKTENIIGPYELHDFFLYHFIRFQFSPSKILFMAEKAYHSIYSRKDILKWMKVFFSRFFQNQFKRSAMPDGPKIGSVALSQRGDWRMPSDIDSSLWLREIEELSNS comes from the coding sequence ATGAATACTAAACTCGAAGAAAAAAACTTTGGATTTTTTAAAGTTGCCTGTGCAATTCCTGAGTTAAAAATTGCAGACGTATATTTTAACTCAAAAGAAATTGTCAGGCTTTCCAAAGAGATTAGTAAAAAAGGGGCAAGGCTCATAGTCTTCCCCGAGCTATCTCTTACAGGGTATTCATGTGGAGATTTATTTTATCAGTCTCATTTACTATATGCTTGTTGGAATGCGTTAGGCGATATACAAAATCAAACAAAGGAATTAGACTGTGTAGTAGTATTGGGTCTTCCCATTAAGTTTGAATCTAAGTTGTATAACTCTGCCGCAATTTTATTCGCTGGAAAAATCTTGGGCATAGTTCCAAAATCTTTTATCCCAAACACATACGAGTTTTATGAGAAAAGATGGTTTCAATCCGGTAGTAAACTTACAGGTAGAGAAATCAATTTTGGTAAAGAGAAAGTGCCCTTTGGTGTGGACTTGATTTTTTCAGAAAATGGCGAGAATGGTATTTCAATCGGTGTGGAAATTTGTGAAGACTTGTGGATGGTAAGCCCTCCGAGTAATGACTATAGTTTGGCAGGTGCTACAATTATCGCAAATCTTTCTGCGAGTAACGAATTACTCGGAAAGTATGAATACAGGAAAAGTTTAATCGAGAATCAATCTGCAAAATGCAACGCAGCCTACATTTATTCCTCGTCGGGAGTAAATGAATCTTCAAGCGACATGGTATTTTCTGGGCATGGAGTCATTACCGAAAATGGAAAAATTCTAAATGAAACAAATAGGTTTTGTTTTTCTTCCGATTATGCTTTGGCTGACATAGACTTACAAATTTTATCTTCTGAAAGACTGAAAAATGAGTCTTTTTCTGAATTTGAATTTTCAAAGAATTATAGAAAAATCGAATTCAGATTTAAGGAAGCCTCTATGTTAAAAAGTGCAAATTCTGTATCGAGGGTTTTTATAAAAAATCCATTTGTTCCTGAAAAAATAGATAAAAGAAATCAAAATTGCAGAGAAATTATTTCTATTCAGTCTTATGGTTTAGCAAAAAGATTAAAATCTACAGGAATACAAAAAGTTGTTTTAGGGGTTTCGGGTGGTCTGGATTCTACACTTGCACTTTTAGTATCTGTTGAATCATTTAAAATTCTTGGTATTCCTTTAAAAAATATTTATACTTTTAGCCTTCCTGGTTTTGGAACAACTGAAAGGACAAAAAATAATTCAAAGAGGTTGTCTGGGCTTTTACAGATTTCTTATGAAACAATTTCGATACATGAGTCGATGGAGATTCATTTTAAAAATATCGGACAAGACCCAAATCAGTTTGACTCTACGTTCGAAAATTCTCAAGCAAGAGAGAGAACTCAAATTCTGATGGATCTTGCAAATAAATTAGGGGGGATTGTAGTCGGAACGGGAGATTTATCTGAGATTGCACTTGGTTGGTGCACATACAATGCGGATCATATTTCTATGTACAATGTAAACTGTGGCGTTCCTAAAACTCTTGTTCGTTATTTAATAGAGTGGTTTAGTGAAAATATTTTTTCTGAAGAGATTTCTGAAGTCTTGAAAGATATTTGCAACACTCCAATCTCTCCTGAATTACTTCCTTCCGATGGAAAAGAAATTACACAAAAGACTGAAAATATAATTGGACCTTACGAGTTGCACGATTTCTTTTTGTATCATTTTATTCGGTTTCAGTTTTCTCCTTCAAAAATTTTGTTTATGGCTGAAAAAGCGTATCATTCGATTTACTCCAGAAAAGATATTTTGAAATGGATGAAAGTATTTTTTTCTAGATTTTTTCAAAATCAATTTAAGCGTTCTGCAATGCCCGATGGTCCCAAAATTGGCTCGGTAGCTTTATCTCAAAGAGGGGATTGGAGAATGCCGAGTGATATAGACTCGTCTCTATGGCTTAGAGAAATAGAAGAATTGTCTAACTCCTGA